The region GGGGTTTTTCTTTTTAGCGCAGGTGCCGCATAATGGACACAGGCAGCGGGGCCCAAACAGCTGTCTTCACGCCCATGCTCTTCAACCCGTAATTTACCCAGTTGTTGCAGTTCTTCAGGATGTAAAACTTCCCGTTGGCCTCATAAAACGTATCCCTCCCGGAGTAGCCCGACCCGCTGATGTGTAGGTAGCTGCCATCCTGCTGCTGCACAAAAGACTTGTCGATAAACGCAATGAGTTGCCGGTACTGGGCTGGGGTGATATGTATGGGGCGTTGCCGTTTGGTGGGCACTAAGCGGGCGCGGATGTACTCCACGTGCATGGCGGTGCGGGTGGGCCAAAGGGCTGCGGTGATGGCCACCTTCGGCGTCAGGTCGGTCCACTCAGGTGTTTCCATGTAAAACTTGCGGTCGCCCCACCCGAAGCCGATGTAGCGGTAGGTGCTGTCTACGCTGCCGAAGTGGTGCAGCGGCAGTTTATCGCGCCAATCTATGAACGGTGTGGAAACAGGCACGATGATATCGGTGTGCACGCCGTTGGAGGTAACGTAGATCTCGATCGGCTCTTCC is a window of Pontibacter kalidii DNA encoding:
- a CDS encoding TIGR02117 family protein: MLRKITAVILWILAVVAGAAVLFMVAAFILGSITVHNGYAQAQAQEEPIEIYVTSNGVHTDIIVPVSTPFIDWRDKLPLHHFGSVDSTYRYIGFGWGDRKFYMETPEWTDLTPKVAITAALWPTRTAMHVEYIRARLVPTKRQRPIHITPAQYRQLIAFIDKSFVQQQDGSYLHISGSGYSGRDTFYEANGKFYILKNCNNWVNYGLKSMGVKTAVWAPLPVSIMRHLR